Within Triticum dicoccoides isolate Atlit2015 ecotype Zavitan chromosome 1B, WEW_v2.0, whole genome shotgun sequence, the genomic segment TGAACCTTGATATGACTGCTTAGGAATATTATATCCCCAATGCCGGATAATTTGAGTAGATACTGTTCTGAATAATGATTAAGTGCCACCGGTCGTTTATTTAAATCCTCTATCAAGATTTTAACATAATGGGGCCTCTGTGTAGTGTTTGGTATGCATCTTACATTTGTTGATTCTTAGACAAACAGTGTTTTTCTGTGCACATGTTCATCATATAATGTTGTCCATGTCATGTCCTGCGCTATGACCTTCATTTGGCAAATCCGAAACTCAGATCCTTCTACTATCACGAAAATCTGACTGGCTAAGTTATGCAGATATTTGCAGTGGTTGATTGAGGATCAGGGTTGTGAGGACCCTCACTATCACACGTCATATGCACTATTGCTGTCGAAATCTGCCATGGAAGCATTTCATATGGAGTCCAATTCCGGAGAGAAAAATGATAAAGAAATCGACTCAGACATACAGTTCATTTATTCATTGAGGGAAAGGTTGCAATTATTTTTGCAAGCTTCAGACTTGTATGATCCAGAAGAAGTGCTTGATGTGATAGCAGAATCTGAGCTATGGCTTGAAAAGGTCTCGTGACAATTTTTCACCTTCTGTTATGTGGTTCCTTGTTCATATCTTATTTGTCCAGAATTGTGTTCAGTTTGACCTATGGTTCTAGTTTCAGATACTaaggcattttttttctttttttcaggcAATATTGTATAGGAAGATGGGCCAAGAGAACATTGTACTTCAGATACTAGCACTGTAAGATGCTATCTTGCGCTTATTATTATTTGGTGCAACATTAGTGGTGTTCTGTTTAGCCAGACTCGAAGGTCCAGACATAGCACGTCTTTACCATTTCCAGTTCTGTTGTTCTGACTGTTATTTGTTGGTCTGTGATGAAGGAAGCTGGAGGACAGTGAAGCTGCTGAGCAGTACTGTGCAGAGATTGGTCGAGATGATGCTTATATTCAGTATGTTATTGTTTGACTAGTAATTCTTTGTTGACTGGCTCGTACTCTGGGTATAGTTTCTTTTATCATGATCCAATGGGATTATCTTTGTTCCTTGGTTAATGTTATGTCCATCCTGCTTCGAACTCAGGCTTTTGGATTTGTATTTGGACCCGAAAAACGGGAGAGAACCGATGTTTACAGCAGCTGTGCGACTTCTTCATAATCACGGGAAATCTTTGGATCCCATACAAGTattggaggtactattttcttatATTACTGTGGGCGATCCTGTCATGCACAGCTATTATTAGGATATAATAAGAATTCTGAAATCTGAAGCACAAATTTTTCCCAGAGATTATCCTCAGATATGCCTCTCCAGCTAGCTTCAGATACAATTCTGCGAATGCTAAGAGCTCGGGTGCACCATCATCGCCAAGGGCAGGTAAACATTGTGAAACAGGCTTACTTCTATGTTGAACTCACGGGAGGTCTGGCTTGCAATATCCATATATTTTAATTTCTTTTCTCTTTCTCTGTCTATCATTAGATAGTGCATAATTTATCACGCGCGACGAACGTTGATGCACGGTTGACAAGACTGGAGGAGAGGTCAAGGCATGTGCAGCTGACCGACGAGAGTATCTGTGATTCATGTCGGGCCCGGCTTGGCACCAAGCTGTTCGTCATGTACCCAGACGACTCAGTTGTTTGCTACAGGGTAACACGGCCGACAACTTGGTTGTTTAACTGTCTATTTATTATTCCGCATGGAAGTTTCACTAGATCTGACTTGGTTGTCGTGGTTGCCTGCAGTGCTACCGAAACCAAGGCGATTCTGTTTCAGGACGAGGCCGTAACTTCAGGAAAGATGCTATATTCAAACAAAGCTGGCTCGTCAGTAGATAGCGAAGATTGAGCAGCAAAACTCGTACAGACACTTTTTTTGCCATGAACAACCGAGAGAGGTCACGCGTACCGCCCTTGCGCTTCAAGGTACATGATCCTGCTACAGTTCCTTTGAAATGCTCTAAAAACGTGCAACATCATCGGCTGCTTTCGATGGCGCTGTTAATTCATTCACCCGGGGCCGTCAACAGTCTGCCATGTGTATGCGATCGCCCTAGGGGCTGGCTTGCACACTCTTATCCCGGAAAATGTCGAGGAACTGggattcttcttcttttttctcccaGAGCACTTGAAAAATGGGATGTAACTTGCAGGAATAGTTTGTTAGCGATAACTCTGTAAATGTGTGATTGTAATTGCTGAGCTGAGAGATAGAAACGACAACATCGACAGTGGAACATAGTGGTATGAGACTGGAATTTTGCATTGCAACACTACCCGATCAAGTTGAAACGCGTAGGATGAAACACATCTAAACAACTCTTGAACGAATCGGAGCGACCAATCGCATTTTGCTGCTGCATGCCCATACATCAACTGAAAGGCcattgcatcatccatcatcatcatGAGCATCCACTTTGTTGTTGATATGCATCCATGGTGTGGTGGTAATGCCTGATGATGCCTGCCCATGATCCATGTCCTAATTTCTACCCGCGCTGTCGGTAAAAAGAGACTAATGTATATGTATCTTGAAAATATCTGGGCCAGGTGAGTGATTGTCGCTGCCATGGCATGCGTTTCTGTTGCCCATTAGGCTGCACTTTGTGCAAATGTTTATTGATCCCACTGGCTCGGTGGTAGTGCAGCCCCTCCGAACAAGCACTTTTTACCACACTATAAGTACACTGCCCGGCACCATGCAGCCTCACTCATCAAGGACCAGCTCAGTAAGCCTAGTGacaccacacacaccacacacaaggaGCTCCACCACTTTGATAGAAGAAGATGGCCggcgcctcccctctcctcctgctctccttcctcctccttgtttcgaTGGCGGCGGCGGACCAGTGCCACGACGACGACCATGCCGCCTTGGTTGCCATCGACACCGCCATGGGCAGCCCCTACCACTTCGCGTCTTGGACGCCCGACTCCGCATGCTGCGACTGGTACGACGTTGACTGTGATGCCGACACGGGCCGCGTCGTCGGTCTCCGCGTCTACCAGGACGCCAACATGTCCGGCGCCATCCCGGACGCCATCGGCAACCTCACCTTCCTCGAGACCCTCACCCTCCACCACCTCCCGGCCATCTCCGGTGCCATCCCGGAATCCCTCGCCGCGCTTTCCAACCTCTCGGAGCTCACAATCTCCTACACGGGTGTGTCCGGCCCGGTGCCCTCCTTCCTAGGCGCGCTCACTGCACTCACCCTCCTCGACCTCTCCTACAACACCCTCACCGGCGCCATCCCGCCGTCCATTGCCGACCTCACCAGCCTCTCCAGCATCAACCTCCGCCGCAACCGCCTTTCCGGCACCATCCCGTCGCTCCTCCTCTCCAAGTCCCCCGACGGCGCCTACCTCCAGCTCTCCCACAACAACCTCTCTGGCGCCATCCCGACTGAGTTTGCCGCCGTCAACTTCTCCTACGTCGACCTCTCCCGCAACGCCCTCTCCGGCGAAGCCGCCTGCCTCTTCGGTGCTGACAAGGCCCTCCAGCACCTCGACGTGTCCCGCAACGCCCTCAACTTTGACCTCTCCGCCATCGAGTTCCCGGAGCAGCTCACCTACGTCGACCTCAGCCACAACACCATCCGCGGTGCCATCCCGATACAGGTCGCCACCGTAACCGGCCTCCAGCAGTTCAACGTGAGCTTCAACAGGCTGTGCGGCACCGTGCCCACCGGCGGCAACATGTCCAGGTTCGACCGCTACAGCTACCTCCATAACAAGTGCCTCTGCGGCGCGCCGCTGACCGCCTGCCGCCAGCGGCCCGTTGGCTACCTCCACTAGAGCTTCTTCCAGCCATCGGTTCAGTGAAAACCTCCAAAATAAAGCCATGagatgatgtgatgtgatatgatgtGAGATGAGCACGTATGTAGTACCAATGAAGTGATTAGTACGGTAACCACCGCAGTGTAATGATAAGTACTAGTACGTACATCGGTGGTAACTAAACTGACCACTGATTAATTATGCCCCTGATGTTGTAGAGCTTCACGGAGCTAATGAATGAATGTACTCGATATTGCAAAGTTATATATACATAATGGATGTTGGTTGGTTTTCTTTCTCCTCTGCATTTGTGAAACGCTAGTATAGGATCACTACCAGAAAAAGGGAAATCGCCTAAAGGAAACTACTCGCTAACTCGCTAAAAAACAGACTTCTTCCTCTGGCGATGCTGCTCGCCTAAATCGATATCAATGACTTATATCGTACTTCGCTACATATGGATGGGGCCGTGTCTATCCGAAAAATGCCGAGGAGCTCCAGGGAGCGGACCTCACCGATATTTGTCCCTTCAAGTCACCTCGAGATAGCAACTACCATTTGTCATACCGGTATGATTTCTTTAGATAGGTACACGAGAAAATCTGTGCTTGGCAACCTGTTCGATGGCAAAGATACTTTTGTGGTAGCTAaaaaagaagaagggcaaggcggtGGGGCTGCACGTGATGATGATCATGCGATAGAGGAAGGGTTTGTGGTTGAGGAAGAACATGTTGTGCTTGAGGATCTTGGAAGGCCAAGACTTCTCCAAAAACAGCAACAAATAAACCAAGGGACCATGGCTTAAGGACATTTCCGGAAAAGCAAGGTATGGTACTTGGCAAAcggggcgggggggaggggggggggtggttACAAACTGGACTACAAATGTGAAGACTTAAGATTCGAAACTGGCGATGTGTCAATCAAAAtgatgctcatgataagaggtttcaCACTGTGGTTCTACAAGACATCTATGAGAGTATTTGCTTGGATCCAAAGAGATTTCTTTTCTTGTTATGCCTCAATAAACGGTCAACCTTGCTATCATTAACAAGCACCGGTGGTGAAGGCCGAAATAATTTTTAGATGTGGCGGAGATTATGGAGAAAACCATGTGTAGTACAATTATGCAAGAGCTCAAGAAGTGTTGGGGACCAAATGAAAGTTTTTTAATTGAGTGTAGCGCTGACCATTGACTCGTTAGAGAACTCCGCAGATTGATACTTTGATTCTCAACTGAGGGGTATTCTCAATTGAGGGATATTTACTTCTCGCTACATACCCTTGCACTTGGGGGGCCACCATGATTTCCGTTGGAACTTAAGAATAAGTAACATCCGTAACATAGGCTCCGGAGTCTACTAAGGTCCGGAAGCCACTGCTG encodes:
- the LOC119315647 gene encoding polygalacturonase inhibitor-like, with translation MAGASPLLLLSFLLLVSMAAADQCHDDDHAALVAIDTAMGSPYHFASWTPDSACCDWYDVDCDADTGRVVGLRVYQDANMSGAIPDAIGNLTFLETLTLHHLPAISGAIPESLAALSNLSELTISYTGVSGPVPSFLGALTALTLLDLSYNTLTGAIPPSIADLTSLSSINLRRNRLSGTIPSLLLSKSPDGAYLQLSHNNLSGAIPTEFAAVNFSYVDLSRNALSGEAACLFGADKALQHLDVSRNALNFDLSAIEFPEQLTYVDLSHNTIRGAIPIQVATVTGLQQFNVSFNRLCGTVPTGGNMSRFDRYSYLHNKCLCGAPLTACRQRPVGYLH